A single genomic interval of Eurosta solidaginis isolate ZX-2024a chromosome 3, ASM4086904v1, whole genome shotgun sequence harbors:
- the LOC137243274 gene encoding uncharacterized protein, giving the protein MGGFSVSSLLALFELVISFVALITKKLTDSQGEQVNKRNQKLSTEWSLLNNLYWSQAGNDFSLITYGGYTLIAGAFLFSRLQNSKFRYGMCEKILLLCGTIFFLTEGISDANLPFEITYNLTSSTKLKL; this is encoded by the exons ATGGGCGGGTTTTCGGTTTCCAGTTTGCTTGCTTTATTTGAATTA gTAATATCTTTCGTCGCTTTAATCACGAAAAAGCTTACAGATAGCCAAGGAGAACAAGTTAACAAGAGAAATCAAAAATTATCTACTGAATGGAGCTTACTCAACAACTTATATTGGTCTCAAGCTGGAAATGATTTTAGTTTAATCACGTATGGTGGATATACATTAATAGCAGGGGCTTTTCTTTTCTCAAG ATTGCAAAACAGTAAATTTCGTTATGGAATGTGCGAGAAAATATTGCTATTGTGTGGGACTATATTTTTCCTTACTGAAG GGATCAGTGATGCCAATCTACCTTTTGAAATTACCTATAATCTAACGAGCTCGACGAAACTAAAATTATAA